A single genomic interval of Dromiciops gliroides isolate mDroGli1 chromosome 1, mDroGli1.pri, whole genome shotgun sequence harbors:
- the LOC122750918 gene encoding LOW QUALITY PROTEIN: pre-mRNA-splicing factor SYF2-like (The sequence of the model RefSeq protein was modified relative to this genomic sequence to represent the inferred CDS: inserted 1 base in 1 codon), translated as MGKLHLKRNEXNHQEVVEEDKRLKLPANWEAKKARLEWELQVEEKKKECVARGEDYERAKLLEISAEDAERWERKKKRKNPDLGFSDYAAAQLRQYHRLTKQIKPDMETYEKLREKHGEEFYPTSNSLLHGTHVPSTEEIDRMVIDLEKQIEKREKYSRRCPYNDDSDIDYINERNAKFNKKAERFYGKYTAEIKQNLERGTAV; from the exons ATGGGGAAGCTGCACCTGAAAAGGAATG TTAATCATCAGGAGGTTGTGGAAGAAGATAAAAGGCTCAAGCTGCCAGCAAACTGGGAGGCTAAGAAGGCTCGTTTGGAATGGGAACTTCAagttgaagaaaagaagaaggaatgtGTTGCAAGGGGGGAAGACTATGAACGAGCGAAGCTACTGGAGATCAGTGCGGAAGATGCAGAAaggtgggagagaaagaagaagaggaaaaacccAGATCTGGGGTTTTCAGACTATGCAGCTGCTCAGTTGCGCCAGTATCATCGGTTGACCAAGCAGATCAAACCTGATATGGAAACATATGAAAAACTGAGAGAGAAACATGGAGAAGAATTCTACCCAACATCCAATAGTCTTCTTCATGGAACACATGTACCTTCTACAGAGGAAATTGATAGGATggttatagatctagaaaaacaaattgagaaACGAGAAAAATACAGTCGGAGGTGTCCTTATAATGATGATTCTGATATTGACTACATTAatgaaagaaatgccaaattCAACAAGAAAGCAGAGAGATTCTATGGGAAATACACAGCTGAAATCAAACAGAATTTGGAGAGAGGAACGGCTGTCTAA